The following DNA comes from Oncorhynchus masou masou isolate Uvic2021 chromosome 21, UVic_Omas_1.1, whole genome shotgun sequence.
cagcattcgcgtgaaactgaaagcgcgaaccactgtttttaatcagggcaaggtgactggtaacatgaccgaatacaaacagtgcagctattccctccgcaaggctatcaaacaagctaagcgtcagtatagagacaaagtagaatctcaattcaacggctcagacacaagaggtatgtggcagggtctgcaGTCAATCACGGagtacaagaagaaaaccagcccagtcatggaccaggatgttttgctcccaggcagactaaataacttttttgcccgctttgaggacaatacagtgccactgacacggcctgcaacgaaaacatgcggactctccttcactgcagccgaggtgagtaaaacatttaaacatgtttaccctcgcaaggctgcaggcccagacggcatccccagccgcgccctcagagcatgcgcagtccagctggctggtgtgtttacggacatattcaatcaatccctatcccagtctgctgttcccacatgcttcaagagggccaccattgttcctgttcccaagaaagctaaggtaactgagctaaacgactaccgccccgtagcactcacttccgtcatcatgaagtgctttgagagactagtcaaggaccatatcacctccaccctacctgacaccctagacccactccaatttgcttaccgcccaaataggtccacagacgatgcaatctcaaccacactgcacactgccctaacccatctggacaagaggaatacctacgtgagaatgctgttcatcgactacagctcggcatttaacaccatagtaccctccaagctcgtcatcaaactcgagaccctgggtctcgaccccgccctgtgcaactgggtactggacttcctgacgggccgcccccaggtggtgagggtaggcaacaacatctccaccccgctgatcctcaacactggggccccacaagggtgcgttctgagccctctcctgtactccctgttcacccacgactgcgtggccacgcacgcctccaactcaatcatcaagtttgcggacgacacaacagtggtaggcttgattaccaacaacgacgagacggcctacagggaggaggtgagggccctcagagtgtggtgtcaggaaaataacctcacactcaacgtcaacaaaactaaggagatgattgtggacttcaggaaacagcagagggaacaccccctatccacatcgatggaacagtagtggagagggtagtaagttttaagttcctcggcatacacatcacagacaaactgaattggtccactcacacagacagcatcgtgaagaaggcgcagcagcgcctcttcaacctcaggaggctgaagaattttggcttgtcaccaaaagcactcacaaacttctacagatgcacaatcgagagcatcctggcgggctgtatcaccgcctggtacggcaactgctccgcccacaaccgtaaggctctccagagggtagtgaggtctgcacaacgcatcaccgggggcaaactacctgccctccaggacacctacaccacccgatgttacaggaaggccataaagatcatcaaggacaacaaccacccgagccactgcctgttcaccccgctatcatccagaaggcgaggtcagtacaggtgcatcaaagctgggaccgagagactgaaaaacagcttctatctcaaggccatcagactgttaaacagcaaccactaacattgagtggctgctgccaacacactgactcaactccagccactttaacaatgggaattgatgggaaatgatgtaaaatatatcactagccactttaaacaatgctacctattataatgtttacataccctacattattcatctcatatgtatacgtatatactgtactctatatcatctactgcatccttatgtaatacatgtatcactagccactttaactatgccactttgtttacatactcatctcatatgtatatactgtactcgataccatctactgtatcttgcctatgctgctctgtaccatcactcattcatatatctttatgtacatattctttatccccttatagttgtgtgtataaaacagtagttttggaattgttagtttaaacaatagcattgtttaaagttgaattacttgttggttattactgcattgtcggaactagaagcacaagcatttcgctacactcgcattaacatctgctaaccatgtgtatgtgacaaataaaatttgatttgatttttttttttttttgtgatatTAACAGCTTATTTTCCAGGATCTGTATTCTCTTATTAAAGTAACATCTGTATGAGATTAACTAACTCTGATTGTTATAGATTatagttttggaaacagaaaactgtatggagatcaaatgtttaatttATGAGAAAATTAGCAGAATGTCAGCCAAAATCCATTCAGCTcaatcttctcccactgccggctATTGGGTTTcctctcactaccaaatatggtagtgagaggaaacgccaaccggatgtctcacatttatacatccagtGAAATATTTGTATAATCTATCTGTGGATTTTACCCTCAGCAGAACCATAACCAGCGAGCTAAAACAAACTGCTTCCGGGTTACCCGAATTTGCTTCCTCGCGCGGATCACCGTAGCTAGCCGGTTGTAAGGAAAGTAGCTAAATATACCCTTGTTTTTTTTAATCTATGTTTATTCATCATGTCTAAAAGACACCGTTTAGATTTAGGAGATGACTACTCAAATAAAAAGAGATCTGATGGGTAAGCTTCTCGTTTCATGCATCTACTCTCTTTCGGGTAGCAAGTTGCTGCTAGCGAACGGCTAGCTTGTTTTGTTTAGCTAGCTATCAACCGGCTAATGTTTCTTCTTGCTAGTTATCATTTATTAGCTGGCTACTTTGTGGCGATGATGAACGATTAGCTACAATATCCGCGAGCTTCCTATGTTAATCAGCTTGTGACGCTCGTGTAGTCATGTTGATAAGACACGTGTTGATGTTCTGCGGCCTAGCGCTGACGTTATACAGAGTAAACTGGCTAGCCAAGTAACGTTAACTCGATTCGACGATGTCTTTACATCAAGGAAGTTGAGTGAGCGGACTGGAGCTCCGACGTTATGTAAAATCGAGTTTTTATAAAAAACCATGGCACCCCAAAAATAGCCCTTaattgggctcccaagtggcgcagcggtctaaggcacccaATTTCAATGCTGGAGGCGCCACTACAGACACTGGTTCGATtccagtctgtatcacaaccggctgtgatggGGAGTTCtttagggcggcgcacaattgtcccagcgtcgtccggtttagggTTTGGCTTgagtaggtcgtcattgtaaataagaatttgttcttaactgacttgccgagttaaatagaAATATGCGACACATTGTCATTGGAGCTCCAGTCAGCCCACGTCCCCGCTCAACTCCGTTTATGTACACGAGCTGGGTGGCAGGTAACCGAAAGGCTGCCCGTTTGAATCCCTGaaccgacaaggtgaaaatctgccgttctgcctttgagcaaggcaattAATCACCCACAACAACAGGTGCCCAATGTGGCAACCCCCTGcacttctctgattcagaggggttgagttTCGGTTGGATCTTGTGGGCAACTTACAATAACAAATGTATTCCTTTAATCATGGAGTTGGGTTTTATTTGCCAATTAATTGGCCAGCCTATTTCTCAAGTTCAGGAACGAGCCTCTCAGCTGCAATATAGCCAAATAACAAACACTTGCGTTTTCTAATATTGCATCAAACTTGCATTATCACTTAATCTACATACAATAGTATTTTGGTGACCAGGAGAAACACTTGGATTTGGATTCCATTAAATGGTAATCTGTCAAATGTCCTGCTGTTGAATGGTCAAAGAATAATATAAATCCACTGATTCTTGAGTAATAGTTCTTATAGACATAACCCGAAATATGACTGAATTTGTTTTTGTCATTATGCACATTTTGTAAATGTCCCACTACATTAAAGTGTACTTTATTTCAAGTAATATACAATCATTGACTTATTTATATTCTTCAATTTTTTTAGGAAAGACCGAGATCGCGACAGGGACCGTGACGAACGCTCTAAAGACAGGGACCGCGACAGAGATCGGGACCGGGACCGAGATAGGGATGTGAAGCCCTCTGTCCTGCCCCCCAACACCATGATGGCCGGGGGAGGCATGCTGCCTCTCAAGCAGACAGCCATGCAGCAGCAGATCAACCCGTTCACAAACCTGCCCCACACGCCGCGCTACTATGAGATCCTGAAGAAGAGGCTGCAACTGCCTGTGTGGGAGTACAAGGAGCGCTTCAACGACATCTTGGCACGACACCAGAGCTTCGTGCTTGTCGGAGAGACGGGCTCCGGGAAAACCACACAGGTGCAGTTCTGTTTGAAGGTCCTTAAACAGGGATTGACATTAAGGGCTAAAAGGCTCTTGCCCATTGGGCAAGACAGGAGTATTTTTGGGGGGTTGGCTGAAAGATTATGATCACTTGCCCCTGAAAATATTAAGTTATTTTCACCAACACATGGGAGGAATCAGAAAGACTAAACTACTAGAATTCTTAGCATTTTGGTTATCGGTTAAAAAACGATCTTCTGCCCATTGGGGAAACTTGCGCGCCTGCTCAGGTCACCTGTCCTGGGAAATAGGGATACCCTTAATGTCAACCCTAGCCTTACATTTTTCTGTGTTTCTACTTTGCAAAAGTGCTTAGTTTGCATTTTTGCATTGGCAAATCTTCACGCTTGAAGCTGAAAATGCAGTTTGGGTTGACTTTTAGTTTgatctcctgtttcctctgtttgTTTTCTGATGGAATCAGATAGGTGTACAGTAAGCAatacccccccccacctccctccctccacatgcCATTGAAGGCCAAGTGATTACATCACTGTGTTTACACCTACTTTGTTCCCTCAGATCTGCAAACACAGAAGAGGTAGCGTATAGGGGCGATTTGTAATTTGGCATTCCAGTCAATTCTCCCCCTCCAAACCAATGCACCTTGGAATATGTTTGTTTCAGCAGACAGAACCATCCATAACAtgccctccctttcccctcctcagATCCCCCAGTGGTGTGTGGACATGGTGAAGGGCTTGGGTGGCCCCAAGAAGGCAGTGGCCTGTACCCAGCCCAGGAGGGTGGCAGCCATGAGCGTGGCCCAGAGGGTGGCTGACGAGATGGACGTCATGCTGGGCCAAGAGGTGGGATACTCCATACGATTTGAGGACTGCAGCTCCGCCAAGACCATACTGAAGTAAGCAACTGCTTGTCTGGTTAGTAGAGGCTACATCAGGGTTATTCAATTCCAGGCTTAAACACTTGCGGTTTTCATTCTCGCCTACTACCAGGATCATCATTATTAGGGCACACCTGTAGCAAAGCGCTGCAAGACGTTATTCAACTGAATTAGAAAATGAGCATTTGTTATTGGAGAACTTCAGATGGTACCAATTGTCGTTTCACTCAGTTCAAGAGTTTTCTCCTGTTTTGTGCCTACTGGACACAACATAGGTCAAACAAAAACGCAGCATTTTGGCCCTTCAGAACTGTAATTGAATACCCCCACAATACACGATCCAAGCATTTGGGTTATAGCCAGTTAATTCAATTCAACACACACGGCTTCACTCAAATTTCTTTGGACATGCTTTAATAAGAATGAAGTTATTTTAGACTACTGTGGTCAAAAATGATTTGGTATAGTGTTACAGCTGCAGACTAAAAGGGAGCAAAGGTTGTTTGTTTATGTATTCATTTTGAGGAGGCGTAAGATCAATGAACACACATTTTGGATTTCAAGCCATCACTAGGTCAGCATCTGCTATGTTTCAAAGCATGTGTATCCTTTCCCCTTTTAAGGTATATGACAGATGGTATGTTGCTTCGGGAAGCCATGAACGACCCCCTGCTGGAGCGGTATGGCGTGATCATCCTGGATGAGGCCCACGAGAGAACTCTGGCCACAGACATCCTAATGGGAGTCCTGAAGGAGGTGGTCCGACAGAGGTCAGACCTCAAGGTACAGCCTCTGAGTCCGGGGGGGGATCTCAAGTCTTTCATCGATTCCTCATGTCCTTGATTTGAATCTTCTGTGTTTTGAGAAAGTGGTGGGGAATCAAGGAAAGACAAATGAGAAAGGGGGCATATACCAAGGTTGGTATCTTTAGCATTTGCATTTAGTCAATTCTGAAGATTAATTTGATTCATTGGTTTAATCTAAATTTGCTTGTGTTTGGATGCAGTTAAAATGGTATTGACCATAACTGAATGAGTTACATGGAGCGAAAAATATCACATGTCAATTGTAGATGTTGCTTTACTGCTAACTATTTCCAAGTCCAAAAATAACCCCTGGTGTAGCCCAGTCCCCATGAATGTACAAAAGGCCTTAAAGAGCCACGGAATATGAGGATTGGCGCATGTGTTTTTCTGTTGCTCATTAGAAAAAATGAGATTTCTGTCTTGGTGTTTCCTGACAGATTCTGCGTTTGGTTAATGTTTGTCGCCCATGAGACACTGTAGACACTGAAGCCTATTTAATATCTGCAAAATCCCCAGAATGACTCCTAAGATACcgtaactcaagaaatctgttaATTCATTTAGTCTTTTTTTGCAGAGGATCCTTCAGTTGCGAAATTTTACATTTAACTAAGGTGTTTGTgctgtaattgtcaataaaaaaatGTACACCGTGTTTTATGTAAACAACATCAGAGCTGCTGGgtatgtctgtctcactgtctatacTATTGGATCGAGAGCAATCACCACAGCTATTCACCCCATGTTAGTGGACAAATGGACATTgtcaaatcaaaacccaaccttcGTTTACCCATTGTGATGCACGGATTATCCAAACTGTTTTAGACAACACTAGAATAACTTTCTGATTCATATCGATGTCACAGGCTGTTTTCAAAGGGGTTTATTTGCTTTTTAAAGGCATTTGCTCTTTAAGGGTTATGTTTTTGGATTGCTTTTCACTTACCTTAGTTAGTCCCAATGTCATTTAGCCTAGTTATTTGCTTGTCCATCTTAGATCCCTATTCAAATGTAGATGTGTCCCTCTTTGGGTCCCATAGTCATGATTTCACTATTCTCCACAGAGTGGCATTGCAACAATTCTTAACCACAAAGCATTAACAGGAATATGTTTTTTGCCAGGTGATTGTGATGAGCGCTACGTTAGACGCCGGGAAGTTCCAAGTGTACTTTGACAGCTGTCCACTGCTGACTATTCCTGGACGCACACACCCCGTGGAGATCTTCTACACCCCTGAGCCGGAGCGGGACTACCTGGAAGCCGCCATCCGCACGGTCGTTCAGATCCACAtgtgtgaggaagaggagggggactgTCTGCTGTTCCTCACTGGACAAGAGGTATACTTCCACCCCTTCTCAAATGCAATCCAGATAGTTTGAGTTGTTTCACTGGGCACTAGTCAAGGGCTATACCTCTACCCCTTCTCATATGCAGTCAAGACGGTTCAGTTCAGTGTTGAAGCGTGATGCTGACAACACCAAGGTTGTCACCTGAATATAAGTTGAATGGTTGGGGGAGGTTTAACTTTCAGGGTAcctgtctgctgctcaacatgaaTATTGTCTGACTCTGAACTATCAGGAAATTGATGAGGCCTGTAAACGGATCAAACGGGAGATCGACGACTTGGGACCTGAAGTCGGCGACATCAAAGTCATTCCACTATATTCCACACTGCCCCCCCAGCAGCAACAAAGAATCTTTGAGGCCGCACCCCCCAGGAAGCCCAGCGGTGCGATAGGAAGAAAGGTACTGACCAGCAGATCATGCCCGGGACTATAAAAACAGGGTTGTGTTCAGAAGGAAGAAAAAAGTTTTGAAACTGAGTGAAATGGGAAGGTACTTCCTGAACTTGTACAATCAGAACACAGATTTTAGTTTTTCTCTACTGAATACAACCCAGATTTCATACATTGGTGCTCATTTATCACCAAAGATTTCCAGTTGTCTGCTAGTGCTAACCCCAATGCATGTTCCCTAGGTTGTGGTTTCCACAAACATTGCTGAGACATCCCTTACCATCGACGGAGTGGTGTTTGTGATCGATCCCGGTTTTGCCAAGCAAAAGGTAGGCTGCTACTTCTCTCCCTGTATAATTGTTTAACCTTACCTCGTCATTTCAAACCCAGAGGGAATACCTGGCATTAGTGCTAAAAAACGTGTACTTTTTTCAATAAGTGACACTTGAACTTTCTGTCATCCACAATCTAAGCA
Coding sequences within:
- the LOC135507821 gene encoding ATP-dependent RNA helicase DHX15-like — its product is MSKRHRLDLGDDYSNKKRSDGKDRDRDRDRDERSKDRDRDRDRDRDRDRDVKPSVLPPNTMMAGGGMLPLKQTAMQQQINPFTNLPHTPRYYEILKKRLQLPVWEYKERFNDILARHQSFVLVGETGSGKTTQIPQWCVDMVKGLGGPKKAVACTQPRRVAAMSVAQRVADEMDVMLGQEVGYSIRFEDCSSAKTILKYMTDGMLLREAMNDPLLERYGVIILDEAHERTLATDILMGVLKEVVRQRSDLKVIVMSATLDAGKFQVYFDSCPLLTIPGRTHPVEIFYTPEPERDYLEAAIRTVVQIHMCEEEEGDCLLFLTGQEEIDEACKRIKREIDDLGPEVGDIKVIPLYSTLPPQQQQRIFEAAPPRKPSGAIGRKVVVSTNIAETSLTIDGVVFVIDPGFAKQKVYNPRIRVESLLVTAISKASAQQRAGRAGRTRPGKTFRLYTEKAYKTEMQDNTYPEILRSNLGSVVLQLKKLGIDDLVHFDFMDPPAPETLMRALELLNYLAALNDDGDLTELGSMMAEFPLDPQLAKMVIASCEFNCSNEILSITAMLSVPQCFVRPTEAKKAADESKMRFAHIDGDHLTLLNVYHAFKQNHESTQWCYDNFVNYRSLMSADNVRSQLSRIMDRFNLPRRSTEFTSRDYYINIRRALVTGFFMQVAHLERTGHYLTVKDNQVVQLHPSTVLDHKPEWVLYNEFVLTTKNYIRTCSDIKPEWLVKVAPQYYEMGNFPQCEAKRQLERIVAKLQTKEYSQY